In Planctomycetia bacterium, the sequence CAGTTCGTCCGACCCGAGGGAGTCAGCTACACGACCGCGAAGGATCCAGCCCGTCAGGAAACGGAGTTCATCCGCAGTACGGATCTGTGGTTCCGTCCCATCGAGACGCGAATCGGACCCGACGGCGCGCTCTACTTGGTCGATTTCTATAATCAGGCCGTCATTCACAACGACACGCGCGGGCCTCAACACGGTCCGGCCAACGCCGCGGTCCGTCCCGATCGCGACCACTACTTCGGCCGGATCTGGCGCGTGCAGCATCAGGACGCCAAGAAACTCGACGTGCCGAAGCTCGACCGCGGCAACCTCGCCGCGCTCGTCCGCACGATTCAGACCAGCCCCAACGCGCACGTAAAGAAGACTGCGTGGCGCCTGGTGCAGGAAAATCACGGGAGCGCCGGCGCAAAAGCGCTCGCCGACTTAAACAAGCCCATCGGCAGCAAAGCCGAAGCAACCTATGCGCAGGCCCGCCAAGCCACGACTCCGGCGCAGCGTCAGGCTCTGCTCGCGCAGTTCACGCGCGCCGACGACAACTGGACCAAGTCCGCCTTGCTCGCCGCCGCCGCCGAAAATAGCGCCGCCTTCCTCGCCGAAGCGCTCAAAAGTCCGCAACCCGCGACGTTGTCTACGTTTGTTTCAGCCTTGGTCGGAACGGTGCAGCCGAACGAGGCCGCTTCGCTGGTGCAGGCCGCCGCTGAGGCCCACGCCGACGCGAATCCGCTCAAAGTCACCTTGCTTCACGGCCTCGCCCAACTCGGCAGTGAACTGCCGCCGATGCCAGCTACCACGACTCAGCACCTGCGGACCTTGATCCAAAATCCGGATACAGCCGCTGCTGCCCTTCCGCTCGTGGCCAGCTGGGACAAAGCCGGAGCCCTTGCGTCCATGATGGGCGAGTCCGTGCGCCGCATGCTAACCGAACTCGAAGGTGCGACGACACCAGACGTCCGCCGCGCCTCCGCTGCCGCCGCACTGCTGGCCCTGCCCAAGAGCCGGCCTGACGCCCTCGCCAAAGTCGGCGCCATTCTCTCCGACGCGAAATCGTCGGAAGGATTGCGCACACCGCTGCTCGCGTCGTTGGGCGAACGCCCCGGCAGCGATACCACGACGATGTTGATCGGAGCTTACACCGCGTCGAAATCCCAAGGGGTTTTCGATCAACTGCTCAAGCGCGCGGACTCCTCCCGGGCGCTGCTCGCGGCGTTGAAGGCGGGTCGGATCAGCATCGCCGACGTGGGTGTCGGCAACGTGGCGCGTCTTCGTACGCATCCCGATCGCGCCGTAGCGCGCGAAGCCGGCGACGTGTTTGCCACGCTGAGCCCGGAAGCCAAACAGAAGGACGATCTCATTGCTCGCTTGTTGCCCGAGGTGGAAAAGCCGGGCAACGCGGCAAACGGCAAGATGCTCTTCACCGCCGCCTGCGCCGTGTGTCACCGCTACGGCGACGTCGGCACCCGCGACGTCGGCCCGCCGCTCGCCGGCATGGGCGCCCATGGCCCGGCCGAGTTGTTGGTGCACATTGTCGATCCGAACCGCGAAGTGGAGCCAAGTTTCTGGCAATGGAACATCACTACGAAAAAAGGTGAGACCTTCGTCGGAGTGATCACCAACGAGAACTCCGCCACGGTGACGCTCCGTAACCAAGGTGGCGATACGGAGATCAAGAAGGACGATATCGCGAACCGCGAGAACACGCGCCGCTCCCTGATGCCCGAAGGACTCGAAGGGCTCGGCGCCGAAGGGATTCGCGACGTCCTCGCTTACATGACAGGCAGTGACCAGCCGTTCCGCGTCCTGGACCTGCGGGCCGCGTACACGGCAGACAGCCGCCGCGGCATGTTCCGTAAGGGCGAACTCGACTCGCCCGAAGACGGCGTATCGCTGCACAAATTCGGCAACGTCACTGTGGCCGGAGTTCCCTTCCAGGTGATGGATCCAGCCAAGTCCGTAAATGGCCGCAGCGTGGTCGCGCTCAAAGGCGGCCCGGGCAACACGAACTTCTCGGACGAGTTTCCCCGCCGCGTCGAAATTGACACGAATGTCACCGCCGCGAGTTTGCATTTCCTCGGCGGCGTTGGCGCGTGGGCCTGGCCCTACGGTGGCGACGCAGCCTTGGGCCAACCCGCGATGAAGGTGATCGTCCAGTTCGCCGATGGCTCGAACGAGGAACACGTCCTGAAAAACGGTGAATACTTCGCCGACTTCATCGGCGCGACCGAAGTGCCGCGCAGCGCCAACGCCGGTGATTTTACCCGGCGCGGACAGCTCCGCACCTTTGCGCTGAATCTCGGTAAGAAATCCGCGTTGAAAAAAATCGTGCTCGAA encodes:
- a CDS encoding ThuA domain-containing protein gives rise to the protein QFVRPEGVSYTTAKDPARQETEFIRSTDLWFRPIETRIGPDGALYLVDFYNQAVIHNDTRGPQHGPANAAVRPDRDHYFGRIWRVQHQDAKKLDVPKLDRGNLAALVRTIQTSPNAHVKKTAWRLVQENHGSAGAKALADLNKPIGSKAEATYAQARQATTPAQRQALLAQFTRADDNWTKSALLAAAAENSAAFLAEALKSPQPATLSTFVSALVGTVQPNEAASLVQAAAEAHADANPLKVTLLHGLAQLGSELPPMPATTTQHLRTLIQNPDTAAAALPLVASWDKAGALASMMGESVRRMLTELEGATTPDVRRASAAAALLALPKSRPDALAKVGAILSDAKSSEGLRTPLLASLGERPGSDTTTMLIGAYTASKSQGVFDQLLKRADSSRALLAALKAGRISIADVGVGNVARLRTHPDRAVAREAGDVFATLSPEAKQKDDLIARLLPEVEKPGNAANGKMLFTAACAVCHRYGDVGTRDVGPPLAGMGAHGPAELLVHIVDPNREVEPSFWQWNITTKKGETFVGVITNENSATVTLRNQGGDTEIKKDDIANRENTRRSLMPEGLEGLGAEGIRDVLAYMTGSDQPFRVLDLRAAYTADSRRGMFRKGELDSPEDGVSLHKFGNVTVAGVPFQVMDPAKSVNGRSVVALKGGPGNTNFSDEFPRRVEIDTNVTAASLHFLGGVGAWAWPYGGDAALGQPAMKVIVQFADGSNEEHVLKNGEYFADFIGATEVPRSANAGDFTRRGQLRTFALNLGKKSALKKIVLESFDNDIVPVTVAVTAGLTPAKVPTATSAAATMVGQAGTAGVTVAATADLQPKEGGRGDGPLPPTEPVKWEAGKIKVLLIGGGSSHKFAQFFGASNSATLRAAGYTVHYTEDRDQAAAELAGADVAVISVNRKFFDTPAYRKAVFDFAAAGKGLIMLHPGTWYGFAQWPELNARIVGGGARGHDKIAAFTVNAAQPNHPVMKGVPASFQIEDELYYMNAEPDKIPPGTSRITVLAETSPSVKFKLPHPAVWITEHPQARIVGITIGHDERTHEHPAFKTLLANAVKWASGKP